The DNA segment ACGTGGCCATCAACGGCAGCGGTTTCTTCCGCCTGAGCGATAGCGGTGCGATCAGCTATTCCCGTGATGGTCAGTTTCATCTCGACAAGCAGGGCTATATCGTCAATAGCACAAATCTTCATTTGACCGGTTACGCGGCCGATACGAACGGGAACATCGCGCCTTCGTCGCCGGTGGATTTGAAATTGAGTTCCAGCGACATTCCCCCGCAGGTCACGAGTAATGTGAACGCAGCCCTGAGTCTGAATTCGAGCGCCGCTGTTCCTGCCAGTGCGCCATTCAATCCGAATGACCCCACCAGCTACACCAACTCAACCTCGGTGTCGGTTTTCGACTCACTGGGAAACTCCCACGTGATGTCGCTCTACTTCGTCAAGAGTGCGGTGGCCAATACCTGGAACGTCCATGCCAATGTCGACGGAACACCGGTCGCCAATATTGATCTGGGCGCCGGTGCCGGCAATCCGCTGCCATTGGTCTTCGACAACGGCGGTGCCATGACCACGGCCATGCCCGCCAACATGAGCATCGACCTGGACGGCGTGGCTACCGCGCTGGGCACGAGCAACGGCGCCACCCCTACATTGACCATGTCAATAAACCTGGCCGGCAGCACCCAGTTTGGTAACGCTTTCGGCGTCAACTCGATGGATCAGGATGGTTATGCCTCGGGGCGCCTGAGCGGTGTAGCCATCGGCGCTGACGGGGTTATTTTGGGCAATTACACCAATGGGCAGGCCAAGAACCTGGGACAAATGGTCCTGATCAATTTCAACAACAATCAGGGACTCAAGGCGATGGGCGGCAATCTCTGGGGTGAAACGCCGGATTCCGGCGTGCCGTTGATCGGGGTTCCCGGCAGTGGCAATCTCGGTGTACTACAGGCGTCGGCGACGGAAGATTCCAATGTCGATTTGACGGCAGAACTGGTGGCCATGATCACCATGCAACGTGTCTATCAGGCCAACGCGCAGTCGATCAAGACACAGGATTCCGTCATGCAGACGCTGGTGAATCTGCGCTGAGCATCGTGGCCCGAAAACTGGCATTTATCTGTCATTCCGGACGCGCGAAGCGCGAGCCGGAATCCAGGGGCTTTCAAGTCGCCGGATTCCCGCTTGCGCGGGAATGACACCACCGACGGAGGAAACAATGGATCGCATGATCTACGTCGCCATGACCGGCGCCGAACACATTCTCAGCCAGCAGGCGGCGGTGGCGCACAATCTGGCCAACGTCGCCACTACCGGCTACCGCGCCGACACCAGCGTGTTTCGCGAAGTGGCGGCGCGCGGCGACGGTTTGGCGACGCGCAGTTTCGTGGTCGATTCGACGGCAGGTTCGGATTTCACACCGGGCGCCATCAATACCACCGGCAACAATCTCGACGTGGCGGTGCAGGGGCAGGGCTGGATTGCGGTACAGGCCACGGACGGCGGCGAGGCCTACACGCGCAATGGCGCCTTCCAGATCAGTCCCAACGGCGTGCTGCAAACCGCGAGCGGCTTGAACGTCATGGGCGATGGCGGACCAATCGCGATTCCAGCCGATACCGCGGTCACCGTCGCCAGCGATGGCACAGTTTCCGGCGTGCCGGTCGGATCGAAGCCGAGTGCGGTCGTCACCCTGGGACGCATCAAGCTGGTCAATCCGGAACAGAGCCGATTGAGCAAAGGCGGTGACGGGTTGTTTCGACTTGGCAGCGGTACTGCCGAAGCCGACAGCAGCGTGGTGTTGGCGCCTGGCGCGCTCGAAGGCAGCAATGTCAATGCCGTTGAAACCATGGTCAGCATGATCGCGCTGGCACGCCAGTTCGATATGCAGATGAAGTTGATGCAAACCGCCGACAAGAATGCGCAGCAGGCCAGCCAGTTATTGAAAGTTTAAGGAGAAAAAATATGATCCGTTCGCTATGGATTTCGAAAACCGGCCTCGATGCCCAGCAGACCCAGATGGACGTGATCGCCAACAATCTGGCGAACGTCAGCACCAACGGCTTCAAGCGGTCGCGCGCCGTGTTCGAGGATCTGCTGTATCAGACCTTGCGTCAGCCTGGCGCACAATCGTCGCAACAGAATCAGTTACCGTCGGGATTGCAGATCGGCACCGGCGTCAGACCTGTTGCCACGGAACGCATTTTCACGCAGGGCAATCTGCAGCAGACCGGGAACTCGCTCGATATTGCGATTCAAGGGTCCGGATTCTTCCAGGTATTGCTGCCCGATGGAACCACCGCCTACAGCCGCGACGGCGCATTCCAGGTCAATAGCCAGGGCCAGTTGGTGACGTCCAGCGGTTATCAGGTGCAACCTGCCATCACAATTCCGGCCAATACCCTCAGCGTCACCATCGCCAAGGATGGCACGGTCAGCGCGACCCAGTCTGGCACGGCAACACCGGTGCAACTGGGGACATTGCAGCTTGCCAACTTCATCAATCCGGCCGGTTTGCAGAGCCATGGGGAGAATCTCTATCTCGAAACCGCGGCGTCCGGCACCGCCAGCAATGGCTCGCCGGGCAGCAACGGCCTGGGTCTGCTGAATCAGGGCTATGCCGAAACCTCCAATGTCAATGTCGTTGAGGAACTGGTGAACATGATCCAGACCCAGCGTGCCTACGAAATCAATTCCAAGGCGGTGACGATTTCGGATCAGATGCTGCAACGCCTGTCGCAAATGTAAAAGGCATTTGCCACAGAGGACATGACCAAAGGAAATCCCCGTGGGACAGAGGACACAGAGATGAACCTGGATGCTTGGATACGAAAGCTTTGTCTTTCTCAGTGCCTCTGCGCCGCGTTCCTGTCCGGCTGTTCCGTGTTTTCCAAGAGCATCGTCACCCAGCCGGTTAGCGCGCGGCCGGCAGCGGCTGCTCCGGTACCGCAGGCAAGCGGCGCCATCTACCAGACCGCGAACTATCGGCCGCTATTCGAGGACCGTCGCGCCCGCTACGTCGGTGATACGCTGGTGGTAGTCATTGCAGAGAACATCAATGCCAGCAAGACGGCGGAGAGCCAGGCCGAGAAGACCGGCAGTCTCAGCGCGAGCGTACCCACCCTGCAAGGCCTGCCCGGGAAGTCCTTCCTAGGCGCCAGCATTTCGGCCGATTCCGCCAACAAGTTCGACGGCAAGGGCGGCAGCTCGGCCAGCAATGTATTTACCGGCACCATCAGCGTGACCGTTCTGGAAGTCCTGCCCAACGGAAACCTGATGGTCGGCGGCGAGAAACAGATTGCGCTGGCGCAGGGCACCGAGACCATTCGCATATCCGGCATCGTCAACCCAGTCACCATAGGTGCTGGCAATACGGTGCAATCGAGCCAGATTGCGGATGCCCGCATCGAATACAAGGGCGATGGCTACATTCAGGAGGCTCAGGCTATGGGCTGGCTGGCGCGGTTCTTCCTGACCTTCCTTCCCTTCTGAGGCCAGGCATGAAAAAGAGACTCATCGGTTTTTGGTGCGGATGGAGGCGGATATATCGCGTCCCTCCCTCATCCCTATCCCTTCTTCCAGAGGGAGAAGGGAACAGCCTGCGCCCCTCTCCACTGATGAGGAAAGGAGCGGGGGGTGAGGTGCGGGAGAGGCCAGCGCTGCGCGGCTTGCTATTGACAATCCTGAGCCTGCTCGCCCTGGTTGCCCCTGCCGCCAATGCCGAGCGCATCAAGGACCTGGCCAGCATACAGGGCGTGCGCGTCAATCAACTGGCGGGTTATGGGCTGGTAGTCGGCCTCGATGGCAGCGGCGACCAGACCACGCAAACGCCGTTCACCATCCAGAGCGTAATCAGCATGCTGTCGCAGCTGGGCGTTAACCTGCCGCAGGGGACCAGTCTCCAGCTCAAGAACGTGGCGGCGGTCATGATTACGGCCAGCTTGCCGGCATTCGCCAAGCCGGGCCAGACCATCGATGTCACGGTGTCGTCGATGGGCAATGCCAAGAGCCTGCGCGGCGGTACGCTGTTGCTGGCACCGTTGAAAGGCGCCGATGGCCAGGTCTATGCAATGGCGCAGGGCAATCTGCTGGTCGGCGGCGCCGGAGAATCGGCAAACGGCAGCAAGGTGCAAGTCAACCAACTCAGTGTCGGGCGCATTGCCGCCGGGGCGACGGTCGAACGGGCGGTGGCAACACCTCTGGGCCAGGGGGAGTTCATTCATCTGGAACTCAACACCACAGATTTCACCACGGCACGACGCGTGGTCGAAGCCATCAATCGGGAACTGGGGGGCCGCGCGGCGGTTGCGGTGGATGGCCGCGTCATAGCAGTCCGCGCGCCCGCGGATGCCGATCAGCGGGTGTCATTCCTGGCGCGGCTGGAAGGCCTGGAGGTCATTCCGGCGCCAGGCATGGCCAAGGTCATCATCAACGCGCGCACCGGATCGGTGGTGATGAACCAGTCCGTCAGCGTCGATAGCTGCGCCGTGGCTCATGGCAACCTTTCCGTCATCGTCACGACCGAGCCGGTGATCAGCCAGCCTGGCCCCCTGTCGTCGGGAGGACAGACGGTGCAGGCCCGGCGCTCGCAAATTGAAATCCACCAGGACGCCGGCAGCCTCATCATGCTGAAGGGCGTGTCGCTGGCCGAGGTAGTGAAGGCGTTAAACTCGATCGGCGCCACGCCGCAGGACCTGCTCTCGATTCTGCAGGCCATGAAAGCGTCCGGCGCATTGCGCGCCGAACTGGAAATCATATGATCGATGCCGTCAATTCCACCCATGGTTTTGCGCTCGATGTCCAGGGCATCGGCGCTCTGCGGCTCCAGGCCAAGACCGATCCCGATGCCGCGCTCAAGTCGGCGGTGCAGCAGTTCGAGGCTGTGTTCATGAACATGATGCTGAAGAGCATGCGCGACTCGGTTGATCAGGACGGCCTGCTTGACAGCGAACAGACCAAACAATTCACCTCGATGCTGGACCAGCAGTTGTCGCAATCGCTGTCGACCAAGGGCATCGGACTGGCTGACGTAATGTTGCGCCAGTTGAAACCGCAGGCGACGCCGGGGCAGGTTGCGCCAACATCCACTGGCGCGGCTCCCGCGCCGAGCGCCGTCGATACCCCAACTCCCGCTTCGGACAAAACGCCAGTGTCATCGCGCGCCAGCGATTTCGTCAATCGCTTGTGGCCGCATGCCGCCGCGGCCAGCCGTAATACCGGTATTTCGCCAACCTTCATGATCGGCCACGCGGCGCTGGAAAGCGGCTGGGGCAAAGCGGAAATTCGTGGCGCGGACGGCAGCCCCAGCCACAACCTGTTTGGCATCAAGGCCGGCCGCGGCTGGAGCGGGCCGGTCGTCGAGGCGACCACCACCGAATACGTGAACGGCGTGGCGCAGAAGTCGGTGGAAAAATTCAGGGCCTACTCATCCTATGCCGAAGGGTTCAAGGACTACGCCAACATGTTGCGCAGCAATCCGCGCTATGCATCGGTGATTGCAAGCGGCAACGATCCGGTCGGATTTGCCGCAGGACTGCAGCAGGCGGGTTATGCCACCGATCCGATGTACGCGGAAAAACTGAATCGCATCCTGCAGGGCAGCACCCTGCGTCAGGGCTTGCTGGGATGAGCCACAGTCATATTTATCGTGGGAAAAGCAGCTCACCATGGCGGCACGGCGAGCATGGCCAAAGAAAATTCCCGTGGGACGGCGGAAAATCAAAAGCTTGCCAATGGACTTCGTTTCACCCGATGGGTGAGGCACCGCATGCCTGCCATGCCTTGTGTTTTCGCCGTGTCGCCGTGGTTCAAATGAGGTTTTCAGGTTTACTGAGGCACTTTGCGAATTTCACCAGGAGGACATAGTGGCCATCGGAATTCTCAATGCCGGATTGTCGGGACTTAATGCCGCCCA comes from the Georgfuchsia toluolica genome and includes:
- the flgE gene encoding flagellar hook protein FlgE, whose amino-acid sequence is MSFEQGLSGLNAATKSLDVIGNNIANANAAGFKAATALFSDVFANSQTGSSATAIGIGAQLVAIAPQFSQGNISTTNNPMDVAINGSGFFRLSDSGAISYSRDGQFHLDKQGYIVNSTNLHLTGYAADTNGNIAPSSPVDLKLSSSDIPPQVTSNVNAALSLNSSAAVPASAPFNPNDPTSYTNSTSVSVFDSLGNSHVMSLYFVKSAVANTWNVHANVDGTPVANIDLGAGAGNPLPLVFDNGGAMTTAMPANMSIDLDGVATALGTSNGATPTLTMSINLAGSTQFGNAFGVNSMDQDGYASGRLSGVAIGADGVILGNYTNGQAKNLGQMVLINFNNNQGLKAMGGNLWGETPDSGVPLIGVPGSGNLGVLQASATEDSNVDLTAELVAMITMQRVYQANAQSIKTQDSVMQTLVNLR
- the flgF gene encoding flagellar basal-body rod protein FlgF, producing MDRMIYVAMTGAEHILSQQAAVAHNLANVATTGYRADTSVFREVAARGDGLATRSFVVDSTAGSDFTPGAINTTGNNLDVAVQGQGWIAVQATDGGEAYTRNGAFQISPNGVLQTASGLNVMGDGGPIAIPADTAVTVASDGTVSGVPVGSKPSAVVTLGRIKLVNPEQSRLSKGGDGLFRLGSGTAEADSSVVLAPGALEGSNVNAVETMVSMIALARQFDMQMKLMQTADKNAQQASQLLKV
- the flgG gene encoding flagellar basal-body rod protein FlgG codes for the protein MIRSLWISKTGLDAQQTQMDVIANNLANVSTNGFKRSRAVFEDLLYQTLRQPGAQSSQQNQLPSGLQIGTGVRPVATERIFTQGNLQQTGNSLDIAIQGSGFFQVLLPDGTTAYSRDGAFQVNSQGQLVTSSGYQVQPAITIPANTLSVTIAKDGTVSATQSGTATPVQLGTLQLANFINPAGLQSHGENLYLETAASGTASNGSPGSNGLGLLNQGYAETSNVNVVEELVNMIQTQRAYEINSKAVTISDQMLQRLSQM
- a CDS encoding flagellar basal body L-ring protein FlgH; protein product: MNLDAWIRKLCLSQCLCAAFLSGCSVFSKSIVTQPVSARPAAAAPVPQASGAIYQTANYRPLFEDRRARYVGDTLVVVIAENINASKTAESQAEKTGSLSASVPTLQGLPGKSFLGASISADSANKFDGKGGSSASNVFTGTISVTVLEVLPNGNLMVGGEKQIALAQGTETIRISGIVNPVTIGAGNTVQSSQIADARIEYKGDGYIQEAQAMGWLARFFLTFLPF
- a CDS encoding flagellar basal body P-ring protein FlgI, with the protein product MRKGAGGEVRERPALRGLLLTILSLLALVAPAANAERIKDLASIQGVRVNQLAGYGLVVGLDGSGDQTTQTPFTIQSVISMLSQLGVNLPQGTSLQLKNVAAVMITASLPAFAKPGQTIDVTVSSMGNAKSLRGGTLLLAPLKGADGQVYAMAQGNLLVGGAGESANGSKVQVNQLSVGRIAAGATVERAVATPLGQGEFIHLELNTTDFTTARRVVEAINRELGGRAAVAVDGRVIAVRAPADADQRVSFLARLEGLEVIPAPGMAKVIINARTGSVVMNQSVSVDSCAVAHGNLSVIVTTEPVISQPGPLSSGGQTVQARRSQIEIHQDAGSLIMLKGVSLAEVVKALNSIGATPQDLLSILQAMKASGALRAELEII
- the flgJ gene encoding flagellar assembly peptidoglycan hydrolase FlgJ gives rise to the protein MIDAVNSTHGFALDVQGIGALRLQAKTDPDAALKSAVQQFEAVFMNMMLKSMRDSVDQDGLLDSEQTKQFTSMLDQQLSQSLSTKGIGLADVMLRQLKPQATPGQVAPTSTGAAPAPSAVDTPTPASDKTPVSSRASDFVNRLWPHAAAASRNTGISPTFMIGHAALESGWGKAEIRGADGSPSHNLFGIKAGRGWSGPVVEATTTEYVNGVAQKSVEKFRAYSSYAEGFKDYANMLRSNPRYASVIASGNDPVGFAAGLQQAGYATDPMYAEKLNRILQGSTLRQGLLG